The genome window AGGCCGTGCCGAAATCTGGCTCAATAATAATCAATCCACAAATCACCGCGAGCATCGCGCACGGCACCAAATAACCACGCAGCGCATCATCCAAATTCCGACGATTCGCTGCCAGATAATGCGCCATCATAAATAACAAGCCCAACTTACCAATCTCAGACACCTGTAACCGTATCGGACCAAAATCAATCCAACGTTGCGCGCCGTTCACCGTCACACCAATGCCAGGAACCAGCACCAGAATCAGCAAGAGCACAGCACCGCCCGCCAAAACGTAGGCATAATCACGCAGCGCCGCGAGGTTCACCACCATTGCGAATCCACCAGAGAGTGTCGCAACCACCAGCCAAATGAGCTGCTTGCGCAACAACACCGTCGGGTCGGAGTGCATCGCTTGAGAGGCGCTAAACAGCACCACCAAGCCAAGAAAAGTCAGCGAAATGACAATCAGCGCAATAAAGACTCCTGCCGGCGGAATTCTCCAAAAGGAATTTCGCAAAGCAGGGCGTGCGCTCATTCTATAGTGATATCCAGACTGAACGATTCAACTGTAAGACCTACTGGTCGTCCATACGGATGACCGGGATCTCTACAGCATTTTCAAACATCGCATCTGTATTAATCTCGACGATATCCTCTTCAACCAATGGATCAGCTTCGACGACTCGAATTTCAACAGGGCCGTTATTAGAAGCAGTCACTGTTGGACCAGTGACGTTGACCGCTGCAGGCTTAGGCGCTACAGGAGCGGCGATCGTCTCTGTCTTGGTTGCGATATTGGCAGCGCTACCGGTCGAGCTCACTTTCAACTTCTGCCCAATCTGAATTTTGCGTGGATCGGTAATACCGTTAATCGCAAGAAGCTCCGAAGCAGTCATACCATACTGACGTGCGATCGTTGCAGGATATTCACCCGCTTTCACGGTATGGATGCCGCTCGCATCAACTGATGTAGTCGACACCTTTGGTGCAGGTGTTGGCTTTGGCGCAGTCGAAGTGCGACTCGCAGATGAACCGCTGACAGGGATGACCAGCTGCTCACCAACACGAATCATATCAGATGACTTGTTATTGGACGCCTTAATCGCACTGACCGACGTGTTATACTTCGCTGCGATATTAGACAAATTGTCGCCGCCCTTCACCGTGTAAGTTTCAGTGGCCATGTTATAGTTGGATGGCTGATACGCATCAGCAGTCACAGCACTCACAGTCGCAGTGCTACCTTCGACTGGGATCTGGATTTGCTGACCGATTTTAAGCACCGAATTCTTATTCAGGCCATTTGCCGCATATAACTCGTTGAGCGAAACATTTTGGCTCTTAGAAATGGCCCACAGGCTATCGCCCTTTTTCACAGTGTATGTGTCAAACGAGGAACCAGCGACTTCAACGGTTGGAACAACCGACTCGGAGACGATTGGCTCAAGCTGCGGAGTCACTTCGTCGAATTCAACAAACTCTGTTTCAGGACGATTCGGCGCATAGCGACCATCCGAACTGGCATCAAAGCCGGCGTTAAATGCAGGATCAATCGCACCCCCCTCACGCGTCGCAGGAATCAACCCCTCCTTGCTCTTCGACACCGTCAAATTCGTGCTGCGAGGTTGTTGATAGCTTTGAGACGATGTTGTCGTCCGATTTTGCTGGTAAGTTTGTGTCGGCGGCTGCGTCGTGCCACAGCCAGGCACACCGATAAGAACGGCAATAACACCGAGATGGAGACAAAGGACACACCCGAATACTTTTGAAATTTTCATAATACTATAAAACTGCGATTACCAGTAGTATAGAGACTAACTGGGGCGATGCGCATCCTTCAAACTTAAAACAGTCGAAATAAAGGATTTTCCACGGGCGGCATAACTCGGAAATTGATCAAAACTAGCAAAGCCTGGGCTCAGCAAAACAACTGACGGCGCATTTGCTAAAGCCGCTCTGACAGCGGCCTCGACGGCTTCAACGAAATCAGGATGCACTTCCACCCGAACATGCAATGGGCATAACACCTCAGCCAAAGACGGAGCACTCACACCATAGACGAATGCTGCCTCGACTTTTGATGCGACCGATTGTGCAAATGCATCCAAATCGCCACCCTTCCCACTACCGCCACCTATCCAGAAAATAGGGGCATCCAACGCATCTAATGCCGCCAATGCCGCATGGAAATTCGTCGCTTTGGAGTCATTCCAAAAGGACACCTCGCCCCAAGTCGCCACTTGCGATAAACGATGCGCTGCCAACTGAAACACATTCGCGCTGTCAACCAATGCACCCTCAGGTAAATCTAACGCACTACAAAGCGCGGCCACCAGTGCGAAATTAGTGCGCTGCGGTTGAATGCAAAATGGCGATTGCGGCGCAAGCGCCTCAACCAACGCCGAATCCCCCTCCACCACAATCGAATTTCGAATATCCACCACTCGCGAATCAAATGCCACCACATCTGCCCCAAGCACCGAAGGTGCATCTGCCCGTAAACAGCTCAACAATTGAGCTTTAGCTGCAAAATACTCCGTCATCGAATCGTATCGATCCAAATGATCTTCGGCGAAATTGCTCCAAATCAGCCCATCGAGCTGTAAACCAAGCGGCAATTCCGCCTGAAACGAACTGATCTCACACACCGCAATCGCCTCAGCCTGATTCGCATCGCTCAGCACGACATCACTCAATGGCGTGCCGATATTACCCGCTTCCATCGCAATCTGCCCAGCAGACTCCAACGCATCGCAGAGCAAAGAAGTGATTGTGGTTTTGCCATTCGTGCCCGTCACACCGAGCAAACGCCCCCGCCAGTGCAACGCGGCAAACCCAAGTTCGCTATAACAAGGCAGACCGGAACCTTCCGCCAACATCCGCCAAGGATGCGTCAGCGCAAACCCAGGACTAAAAATAAACGCATCAAACCCGCTCAGATCATCCTGTAAAAACTCGGATGCCTCGCCCGCGCCACCTTCATCGAACAGACAGCCATCTAGTCCCAACGCAGCCGCCAATCGCCGAGCGGCTTGACCACTCACACCTGCCCCGAAAATTGCCACACGCTCATACGCGCCTGCCATATCGTTTACAGATGAATGAAGTGCTTTCAAATCAACGGAGTTTCAGGGTTGCCAGTCCGGCCATCGCAAAAATCAGGGATAGAATCCAAAAACGGATCACGACCTTGTTCTCGTGCCAGCCTTTAAGCTCAAAGTGGTGGTGAATCGGTGACATCCTAAAAATCCGCTTCTTGCGCAATTTGAATGAACCGACTTGCAGGATCACAGACCCCGCTTCCATCACGAAGATGCCTCCAACGATGATCAGCGTCAGCGGTTGATGCACCATGAACGCAATCATACCAATGAGACCACCGAGTGCGAGCGAACCAGTATCACCCATAAAGACTTCCGCCGGATGTGAGTTATACCAGAGAAACGCCAAACTCGCTCCGAGTAATGCCGAGCAAACCACCGCCAACTCACCTGCGCCAGGCAGGTAGCTGATAAACAAATAATCGGCGATGACAACATTGCCCGCAGCATACGCCATAATCGCAAATGCCAAAGCAGCAGTCACCGTGCAACCAATCGCCAAACCATCGACGCCATCCGTCAAATTAATCGCATTACTCGAACCCGCTAGAATCAGAAACAGGAATGGCACCATAAAGAAAAGAGACATCTGCGACCACAACACTTCCTTGTAGAACGGCACCCACAGCTCACGCATACGGTCGGCCGACTCAGGGCACAGCAGCAACATTGCCAATGCCACACAGGTCAGTAATCCCTGCCCAGCCAACTTCCAGCGACCAGAAAGCCCGGCGCTATTCTTCTTCACCACTTTCAAATAGTCATCGAGAAAGCCGATCACCGTCAGGCCGAGATACACGACGAGCCCAGTATACACATATACATTCGGACGCGCCCACAGCACAGAGCTCACAACAACTGAAGCACAAATCATCAGCCCCCCCATCGTTGGAGTTTGAGATTTTGAAGCATGCAGCTCGGCCAACTCACCCACCTCATCTTTGGTGCGAAGCGACTGACTCGCACTGAGCTGACGGAGTTTGGCAAACAACCAAGGCCCCATAATAAAACCAATGCTCAGCGCAGTGAGTCCGGCAAATGCGGCGCGTAGCGTGATGTAACGGAAGAGACGGAGCGGCCCGAAATAGGCTTCAAAATCGGCGAGATAACTGAGCATTCCTTATAGTGAAGAGTGGTGAAAAAGTGGTAGTGAAAGTGAGTAAACTGGGCGACCTAAGCTAGCCTAAGGTGGTCGGTAAAAGTGTTTCGAGTGCGTAGGAGCGACTGCCCTTCAGAAAGAGTGCTCCAACAAAATCGGCAACGACGGATTTTATTTTTTCAACATCAGTGCTCCGAGTTAGCTGAGCCGGGTTGGAGCCAGCCTGAATCGCTCCATCATAATATGCCTGCGTGAGCACGTCTGGCCCAACAAAGAATGCGCGATCTTCGGGACGCAAACGTAGCTGCTGACCGATCTTCCGATGCAGTGCAATCGCATCGGAGCCAAGTTCATTCATCGCACCCAGCACATAGCAACGCGCTTGCTCAACGGGCATCGAACGTCCAAACGCGGCGATGGCATCACGCATCGACGCAGGATTCGCATTGTAACAATCGATATACAAAGTCTGCTCGCCCTGCGTAGCAATACGGCCGCGTGTCGACGCAGGCTCCCATGCTGCAAGTCGCTCACGAATCACAGCATTAGAGATCCCCAACTCACGCGCGGCAACGATCGCCAACGCAGCATTCACACAGATCCCCTCACTCGGACTCGCGATTTGAAACAGCTCATCCGTCGATCCGTCGCTTAACTGCAAAGTGCTCTGCCCCACCCCAGCAACATCTAGGCGATAGCGAATCACACGCTTCGGCTCAGGCGACACAACTTCGTCCACGACCGCAAGCACCAGTGCTCGCTCGGCACATGCAGTAAATGCAGAATATTGAAACACTGAATTTGGTAGCACCATGGGTGCATGCGCCCGAGAATGGAGCACGAGTTCAGACTTCTCAGCTGCCACTCCCTCGAGCGACCCCAGCAACTCCAAATGGGCGGAAGCGATATTTGTAATAATGGTCAGATCCGCTTCGATCATCGCACCCAGTGCGGCCATTTCTTTGGGTTGATTGATCCCCGCTTCAATCACCGCAAAATCATGCGGCTCGGCATCCAGCCCAAACAAAGTCATCGGCACTCCGATACGATTATTCCAGTTGCCTGCGGTCGCGTGTGTGCGGCTTTCGCCTAGCAACACACGCAGCATTTCCTTAGTCGAAGTCTTCCCACAGCTTCCAGTAATACCGACAACCGGATTAATAAAACCGTTGCGAATACCAGCACCAATTGCCCCCATCGCAAGCAGCGAATCCTCGACGAGCAACTGCGGAACTCCTAAATCCTGAGCTCGTTCAACCAACAGCGAACCTGCGCCACCAGCGACCGCTTGAAGAGCAAACTCATGCCCATCTCGGGCACCACCACTCAATGCCACAAAGCATTCGCCTGGTTTCAATTGACGCGCATCGAAACAAAACCCTGAGATTGTCGTCGGCAATATAGCACTTTGCCATTTACCGTTTGACCATGCAGCCAATTGTTGAGGATCGAAGCGTGCCAGTGCTGTCCTCGCCTTATCCATCAGGAGTTACGTGCGTTAAGTGCTTTGAGGCGGATCAGTTCACCTGCGACCTGGCGGTCATCAAAGGGAATCACCGTGCCATCGAATTCTTGAAATGTTTCGTGCCCCTTCCCTGCGATCAACACACAGTCATCCGGACCGGCGACATCCAACGCCAATGAAATCGCACGCTTGCGATCATCGATAAACGTCACGCGCTGAGCGCAAGCCGGCGTGCAAGCGGCACGCATATCTTCGAAAATTTGCTCGATCGATTCAGAACGTGGATTATCCGAAGTGGCAAATACAGTTGCCGCACCATCCAACGCAGCACGCAACATCGGTGCACGTTTGCTACGATCACGGTCACCACCACAACCACACACCACGATTAGTTTACCAGGAGTAATCTCCCGCAGCATTTCACAAGCATTCTTCAACGCATCATCGGTGTGTGCATAATCAACCAGCACATTGACTGACTGCCCTGCATCGATGCGCTCCATGCGACCAGGAACACCAGGAAAACTGGGCAACTCATGCAACAGAGCCAAAATATCGTAGCCCTTCGCACGACCAATAGCCAGTGCTGCGAGTAAGTTACTCACATTGTAGCGACCCAATAAAGGTGACACCACAGCTGCCTGCCCTTCTGGCCAAATCAAATCAAATTCAGTGCGATCTGCGAAGAGTTGCACATTCTCAGCACGAATCAAAGCACGCTCACTCAGACCGAAAGTCACAGCAGACACACCCCCTGGCAATTCTCCATGCAGACGCGCTCCATACGGACAATCGACATTAATCACCGCAGCCTTCGGCACTTTGCCCGTCGCACCAGTAAAGAGTCTTTTCTTCACCTCAAAATACGCCTCCATTGTCTTGTGATAGTCGATGTGGTCTTGCGTCAAATTCAGGAAAACCGCGACATCGAGATCGAGTCCGTGGATGCGTTTCTGGTCGATCCCATGTGAACTGATTTCCATGACTGCTTCTTCACAACCGTTGTCCACCATCTGACTGAGAAGCGCATGCACATCGACTGATTCTGGAGTCGTCTTAAACGAGGGCAGCGTGCGCTTGCCCAAATCATAACGAATCGTGCCAAGCAATCCGACCGAATCGTGACCTCCGATCAAATGCTGCGTCAGCATCGACACGGTCGTCTTACCATTGGTGCCAGTGATGCCTGCAATGCGGAGCTTCTCATCGGCATTGCCATAGAAGCGACGTGATACGAGTGCGAGTGTTTCACGCACATCTTTCACCTGAATAAAATCAATAGGAAAATGCGAACCGAGGTCTTGCTCTGTGATAATCGTGACTGCCCCGCGATCCACAGCCTCCTCTACGTAGTAATTGCCATCTGTGCGTAACCCACCAATCGCAAAGAACAATGCACCGGGCACGACGCGACGGCTATCAGTAATCAGACATGTCACGCCACGCTCACCATTACCCTTACGAGCGACAAGCTCGATATCTTCAAACAGCTCCTGAACACTAGGATTCATCGAAAAGCGACGATCACTATTGACTTGGGTGACATTG of Lentimonas sp. CC4 contains these proteins:
- a CDS encoding LysM peptidoglycan-binding domain-containing protein → MKISKVFGCVLCLHLGVIAVLIGVPGCGTTQPPTQTYQQNRTTTSSQSYQQPRSTNLTVSKSKEGLIPATREGGAIDPAFNAGFDASSDGRYAPNRPETEFVEFDEVTPQLEPIVSESVVPTVEVAGSSFDTYTVKKGDSLWAISKSQNVSLNELYAANGLNKNSVLKIGQQIQIPVEGSTATVSAVTADAYQPSNYNMATETYTVKGGDNLSNIAAKYNTSVSAIKASNNKSSDMIRVGEQLVIPVSGSSASRTSTAPKPTPAPKVSTTSVDASGIHTVKAGEYPATIARQYGMTASELLAINGITDPRKIQIGQKLKVSSTGSAANIATKTETIAAPVAPKPAAVNVTGPTVTASNNGPVEIRVVEADPLVEEDIVEINTDAMFENAVEIPVIRMDDQ
- the mraY gene encoding phospho-N-acetylmuramoyl-pentapeptide-transferase, with protein sequence MLSYLADFEAYFGPLRLFRYITLRAAFAGLTALSIGFIMGPWLFAKLRQLSASQSLRTKDEVGELAELHASKSQTPTMGGLMICASVVVSSVLWARPNVYVYTGLVVYLGLTVIGFLDDYLKVVKKNSAGLSGRWKLAGQGLLTCVALAMLLLCPESADRMRELWVPFYKEVLWSQMSLFFMVPFLFLILAGSSNAINLTDGVDGLAIGCTVTAALAFAIMAYAAGNVVIADYLFISYLPGAGELAVVCSALLGASLAFLWYNSHPAEVFMGDTGSLALGGLIGMIAFMVHQPLTLIIVGGIFVMEAGSVILQVGSFKLRKKRIFRMSPIHHHFELKGWHENKVVIRFWILSLIFAMAGLATLKLR
- a CDS encoding UDP-N-acetylmuramoyl-L-alanyl-D-glutamate--2,6-diaminopimelate ligase, producing the protein MNPSVQELFEDIELVARKGNGERGVTCLITDSRRVVPGALFFAIGGLRTDGNYYVEEAVDRGAVTIITEQDLGSHFPIDFIQVKDVRETLALVSRRFYGNADEKLRIAGITGTNGKTTVSMLTQHLIGGHDSVGLLGTIRYDLGKRTLPSFKTTPESVDVHALLSQMVDNGCEEAVMEISSHGIDQKRIHGLDLDVAVFLNLTQDHIDYHKTMEAYFEVKKRLFTGATGKVPKAAVINVDCPYGARLHGELPGGVSAVTFGLSERALIRAENVQLFADRTEFDLIWPEGQAAVVSPLLGRYNVSNLLAALAIGRAKGYDILALLHELPSFPGVPGRMERIDAGQSVNVLVDYAHTDDALKNACEMLREITPGKLIVVCGCGGDRDRSKRAPMLRAALDGAATVFATSDNPRSESIEQIFEDMRAACTPACAQRVTFIDDRKRAISLALDVAGPDDCVLIAGKGHETFQEFDGTVIPFDDRQVAGELIRLKALNARNS
- the murD gene encoding UDP-N-acetylmuramoyl-L-alanine--D-glutamate ligase; the protein is MAGAYERVAIFGAGVSGQAARRLAAALGLDGCLFDEGGAGEASEFLQDDLSGFDAFIFSPGFALTHPWRMLAEGSGLPCYSELGFAALHWRGRLLGVTGTNGKTTITSLLCDALESAGQIAMEAGNIGTPLSDVVLSDANQAEAIAVCEISSFQAELPLGLQLDGLIWSNFAEDHLDRYDSMTEYFAAKAQLLSCLRADAPSVLGADVVAFDSRVVDIRNSIVVEGDSALVEALAPQSPFCIQPQRTNFALVAALCSALDLPEGALVDSANVFQLAAHRLSQVATWGEVSFWNDSKATNFHAALAALDALDAPIFWIGGGSGKGGDLDAFAQSVASKVEAAFVYGVSAPSLAEVLCPLHVRVEVHPDFVEAVEAAVRAALANAPSVVLLSPGFASFDQFPSYAARGKSFISTVLSLKDAHRPS
- the murF gene encoding UDP-N-acetylmuramoyl-tripeptide--D-alanyl-D-alanine ligase — its product is MDKARTALARFDPQQLAAWSNGKWQSAILPTTISGFCFDARQLKPGECFVALSGGARDGHEFALQAVAGGAGSLLVERAQDLGVPQLLVEDSLLAMGAIGAGIRNGFINPVVGITGSCGKTSTKEMLRVLLGESRTHATAGNWNNRIGVPMTLFGLDAEPHDFAVIEAGINQPKEMAALGAMIEADLTIITNIASAHLELLGSLEGVAAEKSELVLHSRAHAPMVLPNSVFQYSAFTACAERALVLAVVDEVVSPEPKRVIRYRLDVAGVGQSTLQLSDGSTDELFQIASPSEGICVNAALAIVAARELGISNAVIRERLAAWEPASTRGRIATQGEQTLYIDCYNANPASMRDAIAAFGRSMPVEQARCYVLGAMNELGSDAIALHRKIGQQLRLRPEDRAFFVGPDVLTQAYYDGAIQAGSNPAQLTRSTDVEKIKSVVADFVGALFLKGSRSYALETLLPTTLG